The proteins below are encoded in one region of Gemmatimonadota bacterium:
- a CDS encoding LytR family transcriptional regulator: MKWLWVLGCLIIAGLVFATKAFWEPQTVPDVVPEAPQVSHNIRVEILNGCGTGGVANEVGQKLRDFGIDVMTLGNAENFNFPETIVIDRLGKIEYAKQVADVLGTPNVIQQKTPDPFRIEEVTVIIGRDYRRLEIFK; this comes from the coding sequence ATGAAATGGTTATGGGTTCTCGGCTGCCTTATTATCGCCGGCCTGGTCTTTGCGACAAAAGCTTTTTGGGAACCGCAAACGGTCCCCGATGTCGTGCCCGAAGCACCCCAGGTCTCTCACAATATTCGCGTTGAAATTCTCAATGGCTGTGGCACAGGTGGTGTCGCCAACGAGGTCGGACAAAAACTGCGCGATTTTGGCATAGATGTCATGACCCTGGGCAATGCTGAAAATTTCAACTTTCCCGAAACCATTGTCATAGATCGCCTGGGCAAAATAGAATATGCCAAACAAGTCGCCGATGTACTCGGCACGCCCAATGTGATCCAGCAAAAAACACCCGATCCTTTTCGCATTGAGGAAGTCACCGTCATCATTGGGCGCGATTATCGCAGATTGGAAATATTTAAATAG
- a CDS encoding dihydroorotase, translated as MSDLLLKNGRILDPANNRDEIANLLIQRGHIARIEPHIVASAQAIDVSGQIVVPGLIDMHVHLRDPGFPEKETIKTGCEAAAAGGFTSVACLPNTEPTMDNPEIVQYIVQQAKSADARVYPIACATEKMQGEKLTDTDALLKAGAVGFSDDGLPIESEALMRQLLERAAANNFAVYPHSEVFELTRGGHMHEGTVSRELCLKGMPAEGEAAMNARDIELVRQTRGRLHILHLSVKRAAELVRKAKAEGLPVTCEASPHHIALTDEDVRVLGTAGKMSPPLRSSEDREAVIAGLQDGTIDALATDHAPHTTKEKLGAFTSAPNGILGLETAVGVIFTKLVHTNLLSLSDTIAKLTIEPARILGIEGGSLSPGKPADITVINPDLEWIVDANQFKSKSRNTPFHGWTLQGRATMTILGGRVTSKH; from the coding sequence ATGTCCGATCTCCTGCTCAAAAACGGTCGCATCCTCGACCCGGCTAACAACCGCGATGAAATCGCCAATCTGCTCATCCAGCGCGGTCACATCGCGCGTATTGAACCGCATATCGTCGCAAGTGCCCAAGCCATCGATGTCTCAGGTCAAATCGTCGTACCCGGCCTCATCGATATGCACGTCCACCTGCGCGATCCGGGTTTTCCAGAAAAAGAAACCATCAAAACCGGATGTGAAGCCGCTGCTGCCGGAGGCTTCACATCTGTCGCCTGTTTGCCCAATACAGAACCGACGATGGACAATCCAGAAATTGTCCAATACATCGTCCAACAGGCAAAATCGGCAGATGCCCGCGTGTATCCCATTGCCTGTGCAACCGAAAAAATGCAGGGCGAAAAACTCACCGACACCGATGCCCTGCTCAAAGCAGGGGCTGTTGGATTTTCCGACGACGGCCTCCCCATTGAATCCGAAGCTCTAATGCGCCAACTTTTGGAGCGCGCGGCCGCCAATAATTTTGCGGTTTATCCTCACTCCGAAGTCTTTGAACTCACGCGCGGCGGACACATGCACGAAGGCACGGTCTCCCGCGAACTCTGCCTGAAGGGCATGCCCGCCGAAGGCGAAGCCGCCATGAACGCGCGCGACATCGAGCTCGTGCGCCAAACCCGGGGGCGTCTCCACATCCTGCACCTCAGCGTCAAACGCGCCGCCGAACTCGTGCGGAAAGCCAAAGCAGAGGGCTTGCCCGTCACCTGCGAAGCCTCTCCCCATCACATTGCATTGACCGATGAAGACGTGCGCGTACTCGGCACGGCCGGCAAAATGAGTCCGCCACTTCGCTCCAGCGAAGACCGGGAAGCTGTGATCGCAGGCTTACAGGACGGCACTATTGACGCACTCGCAACAGACCACGCGCCACATACGACAAAAGAAAAATTGGGCGCATTTACCAGCGCACCCAATGGCATACTCGGACTCGAAACCGCTGTCGGCGTCATCTTCACCAAACTCGTCCACACCAACCTGCTCTCCCTCTCAGATACAATTGCCAAACTCACCATAGAACCCGCGCGCATCCTCGGCATCGAAGGCGGCAGCCTCTCCCCCGGCAAACCCGCTGATATTACAGTCATCAATCCCGACCTCGAATGGATTGTAGATGCCAATCAGTTTAAATCCAAATCGCGCAACACGCCCTTTCACGGATGGACATTACAAGGTCGGGCCACAATGACGATACTGGGTGGTCGAGTGACGTCCAAACACTAA
- the carA gene encoding glutamine-hydrolyzing carbamoyl-phosphate synthase small subunit codes for MEAILALEDGTIFKGKSFGAEAECEGEVVFNTSMTGYQEILTDPSYNSQIVTMTYPLIGNYGINPSDFESQKPQVSGFIVKEYCPYPSNWRSTIALGDFLKEHNIPGIEGIDTRALVRHIRRQGAMKGVLSTIDLDSDSLVQKARDFPGLIGRDLVQNVTCTEPYHWAEGLCDLKIGQTRHLKQKAKYRVAAYDFGIKHNILRYLVDRGCDVTVFPADTPAEQLLEIDPDGIFLSNGPGDPEPVTYAVENIRKLIRERPTFGICLGHQLLGLALGGKTYKLKFGHRGANQPVQHASTGKVEITAQNHGFCVDLNTLDREVVSLTHINLNDNTLEGLRHRELPAFSVQYHPEASAGPHDADYLFDEFAKLMDKAK; via the coding sequence ATGGAAGCGATTCTCGCATTGGAAGACGGCACCATTTTCAAAGGCAAATCCTTTGGCGCAGAAGCCGAATGCGAAGGAGAAGTTGTCTTCAACACCAGCATGACGGGATATCAGGAAATCCTCACAGACCCGTCTTATAACAGCCAGATCGTAACCATGACCTATCCACTCATTGGCAACTACGGCATCAACCCATCCGACTTTGAATCGCAAAAACCCCAGGTCTCTGGCTTTATAGTCAAAGAATACTGCCCATATCCCAGCAACTGGCGATCGACTATTGCCCTCGGCGACTTTCTGAAAGAACACAACATACCCGGTATTGAGGGCATTGACACCCGCGCACTCGTACGGCATATCCGCCGTCAAGGCGCGATGAAAGGCGTGCTGTCAACCATCGATCTCGATTCTGACAGCCTCGTTCAAAAAGCACGTGACTTTCCCGGCCTGATCGGCCGCGACCTCGTGCAAAACGTCACCTGCACAGAACCCTATCACTGGGCCGAGGGCCTTTGCGATCTCAAAATCGGCCAGACCAGACATCTTAAGCAAAAAGCCAAATACCGCGTGGCGGCTTACGACTTTGGCATCAAACACAACATCTTGCGCTACCTCGTTGACCGCGGCTGCGATGTAACCGTTTTTCCCGCCGATACACCCGCAGAGCAACTCCTCGAAATCGATCCCGATGGCATCTTTTTATCCAACGGCCCGGGCGATCCAGAACCCGTGACTTATGCGGTCGAAAACATCCGCAAATTGATCCGCGAACGCCCCACCTTTGGAATATGCCTGGGCCATCAGCTTCTCGGCCTGGCACTGGGTGGAAAAACGTACAAACTCAAATTTGGCCACCGGGGTGCCAACCAGCCCGTGCAGCACGCCAGCACGGGCAAAGTCGAAATCACCGCACAAAACCATGGTTTCTGCGTCGATCTCAACACCCTCGACCGGGAAGTCGTATCACTCACCCACATCAACCTCAACGACAACACCCTCGAAGGCCTGCGCCACCGCGAACTGCCCGCCTTCTCCGTCCAATACCACCCCGAAGCCTCCGCCGGTCCCCACGATGCCGATTATCTCTTCGACGAATTTGCCAAGTTGATGGACAAGGCGAAATAA
- the rsfS gene encoding ribosome silencing factor has translation MCIEQLLSRKAEDLIAIDLRQTADFVDYFIICTGTSDVHVRALADAVIEGLKAEGQHPYQIEGYDVRKWVLIDFFDIVVHIFQKESRQFYGLERLWRDAPIERIEDDVVMDNKIQM, from the coding sequence ATCTGTATTGAACAGTTGCTATCGCGCAAAGCCGAAGACCTCATTGCCATTGACCTGCGCCAAACAGCCGACTTCGTCGATTACTTTATCATCTGCACGGGAACCTCCGATGTGCATGTTCGCGCCCTGGCCGATGCGGTAATCGAGGGGCTCAAGGCAGAAGGGCAGCACCCCTATCAGATCGAAGGATATGATGTGCGGAAATGGGTACTGATCGACTTCTTCGACATTGTCGTACACATTTTTCAAAAAGAATCGCGCCAATTTTACGGTCTGGAACGCCTGTGGCGCGATGCGCCGATAGAGCGCATTGAAGACGATGTAGTAATGGACAACAAAATCCAAATGTAA